From Candidatus Brocadia sp., one genomic window encodes:
- a CDS encoding B12-binding domain-containing radical SAM protein, which yields MKQKCPVSHSRDVVLIFPPQWTPMQPYLSIPALTAYLQNHGISVNQCDLNLDFYEKLLSRGQLQPLCCKLEQIFQQLNKKQSLRLEEQRYFYSIYLIRSAFDEVISKIEETKDFFRSEENFFDLSKLSIQKSILNTAINIVNVSCRVELALDELCFPIDVESFEEIAKFISREENNFLLRFFQKQIEDLLTSKKYLLAGISINDSSQLVPALTMTRWIKVHRPEIHITIGGNLLSRCIDGLRNLPDFFRNFADSVVIFEGEKPLLKLIQTIKNGKKLANVPNLIFLDCEKVVQTEMCQPEEINRLPTPDFDGLKLDKYFAPFLILPILSSRGCYWGKCTFCDHSYIYREGFQQRDAEQVANDLRTLNIKYGTRYFSFSDEALSPSASRLISAKIIESKLDVSLLAQVRLETAFSDEICSLMSQAGIKMLFIGLESASLRIQKKIRKGINFDLAPTILKRFYEAGIMVHLFVIFGFPEETVEDSEETIDFILKNKDYVFSVGASTFAIGRHSPISQNPSKYGVTIRSHFSPKPFSYHFNFDYLTGQTEQLVLNLRDRFMQLAIKKLQFGAIWGKLFREQFFLYSLQYKGDDLLKVIKKFHDLEENLCASIDESEVDICNHYPIIRQGVYLNHLNFDILKIQENLKKGINKEVKPENSYLIYDLYRQHSTRVPPEGYAILLLCNGNYTTDEVINVLASLLAMNSEAVKSKVDSFFHEMRTLKILKFLKKPELQ from the coding sequence GTGAAACAAAAATGCCCCGTGAGTCATAGTAGGGATGTCGTCTTAATATTTCCACCACAATGGACGCCGATGCAACCCTACTTGAGCATACCTGCGCTCACTGCCTATTTACAAAACCATGGAATTTCGGTCAACCAGTGTGACCTGAACCTGGATTTTTACGAAAAGCTGTTATCCCGGGGGCAGCTTCAACCTCTCTGCTGTAAACTGGAGCAAATCTTCCAGCAGTTAAATAAGAAACAATCCTTACGCCTGGAGGAACAGAGGTATTTCTATTCCATCTATCTGATCCGTAGTGCCTTTGATGAGGTGATATCAAAGATCGAAGAAACGAAGGATTTTTTTCGTTCCGAAGAAAATTTCTTTGATCTGAGTAAGTTGAGCATTCAAAAATCCATCTTGAATACCGCCATTAATATTGTGAATGTTAGCTGCAGGGTCGAGTTGGCTTTAGATGAACTCTGTTTTCCCATCGATGTAGAATCCTTTGAAGAGATAGCAAAATTTATATCTAGGGAAGAGAACAATTTTCTCCTCCGTTTTTTTCAAAAACAAATCGAAGATCTTTTAACATCAAAAAAATATCTGTTAGCTGGTATCTCTATTAATGATTCCAGCCAGTTGGTTCCAGCATTGACCATGACCAGATGGATAAAGGTACATCGCCCTGAGATCCACATAACAATCGGAGGGAATCTGCTGTCTCGTTGTATTGATGGGCTGAGAAACCTGCCTGATTTTTTTCGAAATTTTGCCGATAGCGTTGTAATATTTGAGGGCGAAAAGCCTCTGTTAAAATTGATCCAAACGATCAAAAATGGAAAGAAATTGGCAAATGTACCCAATTTAATTTTCCTGGACTGCGAGAAGGTTGTCCAAACGGAAATGTGTCAACCGGAGGAAATCAACAGACTTCCTACCCCTGATTTTGATGGGTTGAAACTGGACAAATACTTTGCACCATTCCTGATATTACCGATCTTGAGTTCAAGAGGTTGCTATTGGGGAAAATGCACTTTCTGCGATCATAGTTACATTTATCGTGAAGGTTTTCAACAAAGAGATGCTGAACAGGTTGCAAATGATCTTCGTACCCTGAATATTAAATATGGTACCAGATATTTTTCATTTTCCGATGAAGCTCTTTCGCCATCAGCATCACGCTTGATATCTGCAAAAATAATCGAAAGTAAACTAGATGTTTCTTTGCTGGCACAAGTCAGGCTTGAAACTGCATTTTCGGATGAAATCTGCTCGTTGATGTCTCAAGCCGGAATAAAGATGCTCTTCATTGGGCTTGAATCTGCCAGCCTCAGAATACAGAAAAAGATCAGAAAAGGTATCAATTTTGACCTGGCACCAACAATTCTGAAGCGTTTTTATGAGGCAGGTATAATGGTACACCTATTTGTGATTTTTGGATTTCCAGAGGAAACGGTGGAGGATAGTGAAGAAACCATCGACTTCATCTTGAAAAATAAAGACTACGTGTTTTCGGTAGGTGCTTCTACCTTTGCAATTGGAAGACATTCTCCGATCAGCCAGAATCCTTCCAAATACGGGGTTACTATTCGCTCTCATTTTTCTCCCAAACCGTTCTCATATCATTTCAATTTCGATTACTTAACCGGACAAACCGAACAGCTGGTGTTGAATCTAAGGGACCGTTTTATGCAGCTTGCAATAAAAAAATTACAATTCGGGGCAATCTGGGGCAAATTGTTCCGGGAACAGTTTTTCTTGTATTCATTACAATACAAAGGGGATGATCTTCTGAAGGTTATCAAGAAATTTCATGATCTTGAAGAAAATCTTTGTGCTTCAATTGATGAGTCGGAAGTTGATATTTGCAACCACTACCCAATTATCAGGCAGGGTGTATACCTTAACCATTTAAATTTCGATATTCTCAAAATACAGGAGAATCTGAAAAAGGGGATCAATAAGGAAGTAAAACCGGAAAACAGCTATTTAATCTACGATCTTTATAGACAACATTCAACAAGAGTACCACCGGAAGGTTATGCAATATTATTACTTTGCAACGGAAATTATACAACCGATGAAGTCATTAATGTACTGGCTTCGTTGCTGGCTATGAATTCGGAAGCCGTAAAATCAAAAGTAGATTCATTCTTTCATGAGATGAGAACACTCAAAATTCTCAAATTTCTGAAAAAACCTGAACTTCAATGA
- a CDS encoding DUF1611 domain-containing protein: MTNRRLIILTEGKLDVFNTKTAVNIIRYCKEDVVALVDRINAGKDPESIIGIGKGIPIISTIAETLHLKPTALLIGIAPPGGMLPAEWRKHITDALKNKLHIISGLHCYLSNDSEFCKLAQDHQLDIWDVRNPPNTLPLGTGKAKETKTLRILTVGSDCNIGKMVTSIEIANAAKRQGFNACFVATGQTGIMINGSGIAVDHVISDFISGAAEKLVLDRAHHQLLSIEGQGTIVHPAYSGVTLGLLHGSAPQGLILCHQPTRKTLRHFANFPILPIPYLIELYEKLAQPIHPCKVIGISLNCIGMSDHDALQEIQKVEKETKLPATDPVKFGVDKFIDSIRPLLP, translated from the coding sequence ATGACTAACCGCAGGCTCATTATCTTAACAGAAGGAAAACTTGATGTCTTTAATACAAAAACGGCTGTAAACATCATTCGCTATTGTAAGGAAGACGTGGTTGCACTCGTAGACCGGATCAATGCCGGGAAAGACCCTGAATCGATTATCGGTATTGGAAAAGGTATTCCCATTATCAGTACGATTGCGGAAACATTACATTTAAAACCCACAGCACTTCTTATTGGCATTGCGCCTCCGGGTGGCATGCTTCCAGCTGAATGGCGCAAACATATTACAGATGCCTTAAAAAATAAGCTCCATATCATTAGCGGCCTCCATTGTTATTTAAGTAACGACAGCGAATTTTGCAAACTAGCGCAAGACCATCAACTGGATATATGGGATGTTCGCAACCCCCCTAATACTCTCCCTCTTGGTACAGGGAAAGCAAAAGAAACAAAGACATTGCGTATCCTTACGGTGGGCTCAGACTGTAATATAGGCAAGATGGTAACTTCTATTGAAATCGCAAATGCCGCAAAGAGACAGGGTTTCAACGCCTGTTTTGTAGCCACAGGACAGACCGGAATTATGATTAATGGAAGTGGGATCGCTGTGGATCATGTCATTTCTGATTTCATTTCCGGTGCGGCGGAAAAACTTGTACTCGACCGTGCTCACCATCAACTCTTAAGTATCGAAGGGCAAGGCACCATCGTACATCCGGCATATTCAGGCGTTACCCTTGGTCTATTGCATGGTTCTGCTCCGCAGGGTCTCATTTTATGCCATCAGCCTACCCGAAAGACACTCCGCCATTTCGCCAATTTTCCTATTTTACCAATTCCTTATCTTATTGAACTCTATGAAAAGCTGGCGCAACCCATACACCCCTGTAAGGTAATTGGTATCTCACTCAACTGCATCGGCATGTCCGACCATGACGCCTTACAAGAGATACAGAAGGTAGAGAAGGAAACAAAACTCCCCGCCACAGATCCCGTTAAGTTTGGCGTGGACAAATTTATCGATAGCATCCGCCCTCTCCTGCCATGA
- a CDS encoding 2Fe-2S iron-sulfur cluster binding domain-containing protein — protein MILALLLILAEKKILNYGTCCIDINEGEKKLQVTGGGSLLSSLAENEIFIPSACGGRGTCAYCKVQVMEGGSMISPVEEPYLGPEERKNQIRLSCQVKVRKDIKIHVPKELLSVKKYRGKLLHKRPLTYDIIELRIELLEPNTIDFVAGQYVQLESEEYDGHDRVMRAYSMSSPPSDKNHIELMIRKVPSGICTTWVFEHLKEEQEVTFSGPYGKFRISNTDAEIIFIAGGSGMAPIWGMLRDLKENGNTRKATYFFGALTQKDLFFVDELTKLQQEVSWFRFVPALSKEPEGSDWKGERGLITEVVARYMPDCSKNEGYLCGSPGMIDACIKVLTEAGMTEDRIFYDKFA, from the coding sequence ATGATTCTCGCGTTGCTTCTCATTCTTGCCGAGAAGAAGATCCTGAATTACGGTACATGCTGCATTGACATTAACGAGGGTGAAAAGAAATTACAGGTCACTGGCGGGGGGTCCTTACTGTCTTCACTTGCGGAGAATGAAATATTTATTCCGTCAGCCTGTGGAGGACGCGGCACCTGTGCATATTGTAAGGTGCAGGTAATGGAAGGCGGGAGCATGATTAGTCCGGTTGAAGAACCTTATCTGGGCCCCGAAGAGCGTAAAAACCAAATCCGCCTTTCCTGTCAGGTCAAGGTTCGAAAAGACATTAAGATCCATGTGCCGAAAGAATTATTGTCGGTCAAAAAATACAGGGGGAAGCTTCTCCATAAGAGACCATTGACATATGATATTATAGAACTGCGCATTGAACTCCTTGAACCGAACACCATAGATTTTGTTGCGGGACAGTATGTTCAGCTTGAATCCGAGGAGTATGATGGCCACGACCGGGTTATGCGTGCCTATTCCATGTCTTCTCCCCCATCTGATAAAAATCACATCGAACTTATGATCCGTAAAGTTCCCAGTGGCATCTGCACCACCTGGGTATTTGAGCATCTCAAAGAAGAACAGGAAGTTACATTCAGCGGACCGTATGGTAAATTTCGTATTTCGAATACCGATGCAGAGATTATCTTTATTGCAGGCGGAAGCGGCATGGCACCGATCTGGGGGATGTTGAGAGACTTGAAAGAAAACGGAAATACGCGTAAAGCCACCTACTTTTTCGGTGCTCTCACACAAAAAGACCTGTTTTTTGTTGATGAACTGACCAAACTTCAGCAAGAAGTTTCCTGGTTCAGATTTGTTCCGGCGCTTTCCAAAGAACCAGAGGGGTCGGATTGGAAGGGCGAGCGCGGTCTTATCACCGAAGTTGTAGCACGCTACATGCCTGATTGTTCAAAAAACGAGGGTTATCTTTGCGGTTCGCCTGGCATGATTGATGCCTGTATCAAAGTCCTGACAGAAGCGGGTATGACAGAAGACCGCATTTTTTACGATAAATTTGCTTGA
- a CDS encoding glycine cleavage system protein H, producing MIPEHLKYTPTHEWFFWDNKSITVGLTKFIVDELDDLLFLDLPKVGDEILSGISFGEIESFEKLIDITSPMAGEVIAVNERLYENLTALNSDPYKHGWLIKFVTTETHIINELLNAKEYATHISKLQFNATPVKQRKRHAKIIKGKRRK from the coding sequence ATGATTCCTGAGCATTTAAAGTATACGCCAACCCACGAATGGTTTTTCTGGGATAATAAATCAATCACTGTTGGCCTTACAAAATTTATTGTTGACGAGCTTGATGACCTCTTGTTTTTGGACCTCCCAAAGGTAGGAGACGAAATCCTATCCGGTATCTCTTTTGGAGAAATAGAGTCATTCGAGAAGCTGATTGATATTACATCACCCATGGCTGGCGAGGTTATAGCAGTAAATGAGCGCCTTTACGAAAATCTAACTGCTCTAAACAGCGACCCTTACAAACACGGTTGGTTAATAAAGTTCGTAACAACTGAAACTCATATCATCAATGAATTATTGAATGCCAAGGAATATGCAACACATATAAGTAAACTACAATTCAACGCTACCCCGGTTAAACAACGAAAACGACACGCCAAGATAATAAAAGGAAAGAGGCGGAAATAG
- a CDS encoding acyl-CoA thioesterase: MPSVHSTMVEMLHHVFPQHANPAGTLYGGWMMNWIVTAGNLAALRLTKRPLLLASIEDLFFLQPVRIGDVVTVRAMIEYIGNTSLEVEAVVFCRPLNEEEKLCTRARMSFVSSDVQGKPVPIEQHIEPADDNERKMYQYARKIRERRFARIAQRKQRVLDTGLEDVGQLSLRAHRLVFPEDAIYGNLMYGGKLLLVLDEIIAIVAMKFAKGTIVTASLDALDFYHPIYVGNVLTLATSLNYAGRSSMEIGVKVLAEDPINNIVRHTCTAFSTCVKVDGNGKPSPLTPFTPVTDVGKKRWAEAEQRKEHRMQRLKDLQSQGLKGYPI, encoded by the coding sequence ATGCCCAGTGTTCACTCCACCATGGTAGAAATGCTGCATCATGTCTTTCCCCAACATGCGAACCCCGCGGGTACCTTGTATGGAGGGTGGATGATGAACTGGATCGTTACGGCGGGAAACCTGGCTGCTTTACGGCTAACCAAAAGACCTTTACTCCTGGCCTCTATCGAAGATTTATTCTTTCTCCAGCCCGTCCGGATCGGTGACGTGGTTACCGTCAGGGCCATGATCGAATATATTGGAAATACTTCGCTGGAGGTGGAGGCCGTTGTATTCTGCAGGCCGTTAAACGAAGAAGAAAAACTCTGTACGCGTGCCAGAATGTCTTTTGTTTCCAGCGACGTTCAGGGTAAGCCAGTACCTATAGAACAGCATATAGAGCCTGCTGACGATAATGAAAGGAAAATGTATCAGTATGCCAGGAAGATACGGGAAAGAAGGTTTGCGCGGATAGCACAAAGAAAGCAAAGGGTGCTTGATACCGGTCTGGAAGATGTCGGACAACTCAGCCTTCGGGCACATCGGCTGGTTTTCCCGGAAGACGCTATTTACGGTAACCTCATGTACGGGGGAAAGCTCCTGCTCGTATTGGATGAGATTATAGCCATCGTGGCAATGAAATTCGCCAAAGGGACCATCGTAACGGCCTCACTGGACGCTTTGGATTTTTACCACCCCATTTATGTTGGAAATGTGCTCACCCTGGCAACTTCTCTCAATTACGCCGGCAGGTCTTCTATGGAGATTGGTGTAAAGGTCCTGGCCGAAGATCCGATCAACAATATCGTTCGCCATACCTGCACAGCTTTTTCTACCTGTGTCAAAGTGGACGGAAACGGCAAGCCGAGTCCCCTTACGCCATTTACGCCAGTAACCGATGTGGGGAAAAAACGCTGGGCCGAGGCTGAGCAAAGAAAAGAACACCGCATGCAAAGATTGAAGGACTTGCAGTCACAAGGGCTAAAAGGGTATCCGATATAA
- a CDS encoding GIY-YIG nuclease family protein, whose amino-acid sequence MDFTSDTGVYCLVVKLLQRAHIRIGCLGTFHFSAGFYAYVGSAQSNLERRIKRHLRQKKKMHWHIDYLLRYGQVVSVCTYTGEKDKECILSRKIGNIKNAVVPVRGFGSSDCSCNSHLYFFQDDPYPEMSVLNIK is encoded by the coding sequence ATGGATTTTACTTCGGATACCGGTGTATATTGTCTTGTTGTCAAATTACTTCAAAGGGCTCATATAAGAATCGGATGTCTGGGCACCTTTCATTTTTCCGCAGGTTTTTATGCCTATGTCGGAAGTGCGCAGAGCAACCTGGAACGCAGGATTAAAAGGCACTTACGGCAAAAAAAGAAGATGCACTGGCATATTGACTATTTGCTCCGTTACGGGCAGGTAGTTTCTGTCTGTACCTATACTGGCGAAAAGGATAAGGAGTGTATACTGAGCCGTAAAATTGGAAACATAAAAAATGCTGTGGTACCCGTGAGAGGATTTGGCTCATCGGACTGTTCATGTAATTCACATCTGTATTTTTTCCAGGATGATCCTTATCCTGAGATGTCCGTGCTTAATATAAAATGA
- a CDS encoding dipeptide epimerase produces the protein MKLKHTFQIARETRTVQNNIVTLLKDEDGIIGCGEAAPSSFFGEDITSVTKVFVQSLDLLKDTDPFQTENITFHFKKKFPLDAAARAAIDIALHDMIGKKLKVPLYKLLGLNRHEVKTTSFTIGIDTMEKTCKKVEEAKDFPVLKIKVGFKDDIEMLKELRKITKAIFRVDANTGWTLDEAIQKLNLMEDLGVELVEQPFPVGSIESLRKVRRHTKIPVFVDEDIKDSKDIPAFSDAVDGINIKLMKCGGIREAIRMIYTARAHNLEIMLGCNIESSVSITAAAHLMSLVDYIDLDGNLLVTNDPYIGVTVDKGKLTLPAGNGLGVKARNSMPLLSL, from the coding sequence TTGAAATTGAAGCACACTTTCCAGATTGCCAGAGAAACCCGTACTGTTCAAAATAATATTGTAACTCTGTTAAAAGACGAAGACGGAATTATCGGATGTGGAGAAGCCGCACCCTCCAGCTTTTTTGGAGAAGATATAACGAGTGTTACCAAGGTATTTGTTCAGTCTCTCGACTTGCTCAAAGACACCGATCCTTTCCAAACAGAAAACATTACCTTTCATTTCAAAAAGAAATTTCCCCTGGATGCGGCTGCGCGAGCGGCAATTGACATAGCCCTCCATGATATGATCGGCAAAAAACTCAAAGTACCGCTCTATAAGTTGTTGGGCTTAAACCGGCATGAAGTAAAGACAACATCATTCACCATAGGAATTGACACCATGGAAAAGACGTGCAAAAAGGTGGAGGAGGCAAAGGATTTCCCCGTGCTCAAAATAAAGGTGGGTTTTAAGGACGACATCGAGATGTTGAAGGAGCTGCGCAAAATTACCAAGGCCATTTTCCGCGTTGATGCCAATACAGGCTGGACGCTGGATGAGGCAATACAAAAGTTGAATCTTATGGAAGATCTCGGGGTTGAACTTGTAGAACAGCCATTTCCGGTCGGCAGCATTGAATCGCTGAGGAAGGTCAGACGTCACACAAAAATCCCTGTCTTTGTTGATGAAGATATAAAAGATTCAAAAGACATACCTGCATTTTCAGATGCAGTGGACGGGATCAACATTAAACTGATGAAGTGTGGTGGAATCCGTGAGGCCATCAGGATGATTTACACAGCCCGGGCCCATAATCTTGAAATAATGCTCGGCTGCAATATCGAAAGTTCGGTATCAATCACAGCTGCGGCCCACCTGATGTCATTAGTTGACTATATCGATCTTGACGGAAATCTGCTTGTTACAAATGACCCTTACATCGGGGTAACAGTTGATAAGGGAAAACTAACATTACCAGCAGGTAACGGATTAGGAGTAAAGGCACGTAACAGTATGCCTTTACTGTCTCTGTAG
- a CDS encoding amidohydrolase, whose translation MRRDFHKHPETGFTEIRTSGVIAEELKRLGLHVQTDIAKTGVVGSLHVDGASSTVAFRADMDALPILEENNLEFKSQNEGISHACGHDANMAMLLGAAKLMVQLKDKLKRQVKFIFQPCEEQHPGGAKLMVEQGVLHDVDEIYGLHIEPNIPSGTFGVRAGATMAATDRIVITIIGKGGHASTPHLCIDPIVIAAEVILAIQTIISRKVNPLSPCVVSLCQISGGTTFNVIPDKVKIIGTVRTLAKELRYKMPIVLEETIRGITSLNNATYQFEYLKGHPPLNNPQPQADFIQNKIIELFGSKSVEHIDPKMGGEDFSYYLEKIKGAYVFLGSGNLEKGTSQPLHSSRFLLDEDVLSMGPALFTCIACSP comes from the coding sequence ATGCGGAGGGATTTCCACAAACATCCTGAAACTGGTTTTACTGAAATTCGCACCTCTGGTGTTATTGCTGAGGAATTGAAACGATTGGGGCTTCACGTACAAACAGATATTGCAAAAACAGGCGTCGTTGGTTCCCTGCACGTTGACGGAGCATCCAGTACCGTTGCCTTTCGGGCTGATATGGATGCATTGCCCATACTGGAGGAAAACAATCTTGAATTTAAATCCCAAAATGAGGGAATATCCCACGCCTGCGGTCATGATGCTAACATGGCAATGCTCCTGGGAGCCGCAAAACTTATGGTGCAGCTAAAGGACAAACTCAAGCGGCAGGTAAAATTTATCTTTCAGCCCTGCGAAGAACAGCATCCAGGCGGTGCAAAACTTATGGTAGAACAGGGTGTCTTACACGACGTAGATGAAATCTATGGATTGCATATTGAACCGAATATACCATCCGGTACCTTTGGGGTACGGGCTGGAGCCACAATGGCGGCAACAGACCGCATTGTCATTACCATTATAGGAAAAGGCGGGCATGCCTCCACACCTCATCTGTGTATAGACCCTATCGTTATCGCTGCCGAGGTGATATTAGCAATTCAGACTATTATCTCACGAAAAGTAAATCCTCTGTCTCCCTGTGTGGTTTCTTTATGCCAAATTTCGGGAGGCACAACTTTTAACGTCATCCCGGATAAAGTCAAAATCATTGGTACGGTAAGAACCCTTGCCAAGGAATTAAGATATAAGATGCCGATAGTACTGGAGGAGACCATTAGAGGAATCACTTCACTCAATAATGCAACATACCAATTCGAGTATCTTAAGGGTCACCCTCCACTCAACAATCCACAACCGCAGGCAGATTTTATACAGAACAAAATTATCGAACTATTCGGCAGTAAATCAGTGGAGCATATAGACCCCAAGATGGGTGGAGAAGATTTTTCCTATTACCTGGAAAAAATAAAAGGTGCCTATGTTTTTCTGGGATCGGGAAACCTGGAAAAGGGTACTAGTCAGCCATTACACAGTTCCCGATTCTTATTGGATGAAGACGTGCTCTCCATGGGTCCCGCACTGTTTACCTGCATTGCCTGTAGCCCATAA
- a CDS encoding carbon starvation protein A, with the protein MNPIILLSISTVCFLLAGRFYSRFLSRKMGIDSNRITPAVEINDGRDYVPTATPIVFAHHFAAIAGAGPIIGPVMALIYGWGPAWLWILIGGIFFGAVHDFSALFVSVREGGKSIAEVARKSLGTAGFIMVISFTIVMLILVNATFLNASATALTSVIESSQIGLNKDQIFFRWADDAGSKVIVGGIASMSVIIITLFAPLIGYLYIKRHVSVAKCSAFAIIICVVSVIAGFFAPISLNPLLWMVLISLYTIVAAGVPVWLFLQSRDFINVHMLYIGLGLLFIGIFASGLRGAEVRFPVNNIQEGISHVGFLWPGIFITIACGAISGFHALCAGGTTSKQVKSEAAVHKIGYYGMLLESFLAVCVISTVIVGIDMHQYKQFVLPAEGSKLQSNPILAFAVAFGHTLHSGLGLPISFGILFGMLLLEGFIVTTLDTAVRLNRYLFEELWRVIFKNPPKILSHYWVNSSLAAGLMFGLAYGNTVNNIWSIFGTTNQLLAALTLIIVSFWLLSQKRSIWFTAIPAVFMIITTIAMLAILLVTRFIPQGNITLIIADLVLLGLSSGIITIAAKTLYNFKTGIPLSVPIIDDIEK; encoded by the coding sequence ATGAACCCAATTATACTCCTGTCTATTTCTACTGTTTGCTTTCTTCTGGCAGGTCGTTTTTACTCCCGATTCCTATCCAGAAAAATGGGGATCGATTCGAACCGAATTACGCCGGCGGTTGAAATAAACGACGGACGCGACTATGTACCCACGGCAACACCGATCGTGTTTGCACACCACTTTGCAGCCATTGCCGGCGCCGGCCCCATTATCGGCCCGGTTATGGCTCTGATCTACGGATGGGGACCTGCCTGGCTGTGGATACTGATCGGCGGAATATTTTTTGGGGCGGTACATGACTTTTCTGCCCTGTTTGTCAGCGTAAGGGAGGGTGGAAAATCCATTGCAGAAGTTGCCAGAAAATCCTTGGGTACGGCAGGATTTATCATGGTTATCTCATTTACCATCGTAATGCTGATCCTCGTGAATGCCACCTTCCTGAACGCATCGGCAACAGCCCTGACATCCGTAATTGAAAGTTCACAGATTGGCCTGAACAAAGATCAGATCTTTTTTCGCTGGGCAGATGACGCGGGAAGCAAGGTTATCGTTGGTGGAATCGCCTCTATGTCTGTCATCATCATAACCCTTTTTGCCCCACTTATCGGGTATCTTTATATCAAGAGGCACGTTTCCGTTGCAAAGTGCTCGGCCTTCGCAATCATCATCTGTGTTGTATCAGTTATCGCAGGTTTTTTTGCGCCGATTTCTTTGAATCCGTTACTCTGGATGGTCCTGATTTCCCTTTATACTATAGTCGCAGCGGGTGTCCCGGTCTGGTTATTTCTTCAGTCAAGGGATTTTATCAATGTCCACATGCTTTACATCGGACTGGGATTGCTTTTCATCGGTATCTTTGCATCGGGTCTCAGAGGCGCAGAGGTGCGCTTTCCTGTCAATAATATCCAGGAGGGTATCTCCCACGTTGGTTTTCTATGGCCGGGGATCTTCATCACGATTGCGTGTGGCGCTATCTCCGGCTTCCATGCCCTCTGTGCCGGCGGAACTACCTCTAAACAAGTCAAATCAGAAGCAGCAGTCCACAAGATAGGATATTACGGCATGTTGCTGGAGTCTTTCCTTGCCGTATGTGTTATCAGTACGGTCATTGTGGGCATTGATATGCACCAATACAAACAGTTCGTTTTACCAGCAGAGGGCTCGAAGCTTCAAAGCAATCCCATATTGGCCTTTGCCGTGGCTTTTGGTCACACACTGCATTCCGGATTAGGATTACCGATATCTTTTGGTATTCTCTTTGGCATGTTACTTCTGGAAGGGTTTATTGTTACCACACTTGATACGGCTGTGAGATTGAATCGTTATCTCTTTGAGGAACTCTGGCGGGTTATCTTTAAAAATCCCCCAAAGATTTTGAGCCACTATTGGGTTAATTCAAGTTTGGCAGCGGGATTGATGTTTGGACTCGCATACGGGAATACGGTAAATAATATCTGGTCTATATTTGGGACGACCAACCAACTTCTGGCGGCTTTGACCCTAATCATCGTGTCCTTCTGGCTGCTTTCTCAAAAAAGGAGCATCTGGTTTACAGCCATTCCAGCCGTATTCATGATCATTACCACCATAGCCATGCTGGCAATCCTGCTCGTTACCCGTTTTATTCCGCAAGGCAATATCACACTCATTATAGCAGACCTGGTACTATTAGGTCTCTCCTCGGGGATTATCACCATTGCGGCCAAGACGCTCTATAATTTTAAAACAGGTATTCCTCTGAGCGTTCCCATTATAGACGATATTGAAAAGTGA